The Bacteroidetes bacterium SB0662_bin_6 genome contains a region encoding:
- a CDS encoding VWA domain-containing protein, protein MHQMRKKMTTVKLAAPKLIDPIAALVNEARDSAGAHPAALVAMDIGVTLTGGLAVVETKRTFRNDEKTPIEALLSLPVPVHAAFFGLTAKIDGRILKGIAQAREEARETYEDAVSEGKTAVLHEELLRGVHALSVGNLAPGAMIEVTTRWTDTLRSATASCGRLRIPMTAGDVYGISDLAETDELTHGEGLKSVSLRIRHDAGGVRLATGALRASKDGVLSGEAPANAPVDIEVEAWKPGVLKGKAWDGRDVSLRIEAAETGAEPVHAAVLVDHSGSMSSECEGDSGQYVSKHEAVRRGLRALAEELRETDRIRLWEFDNTCNPVDGGLAASPGAFAQAIEKLTPPSGGTEIGEALYQVFSETDPCDVLLITDGMSYALDVHDLAQEGRRVFVVLVGEDSLEANVGHLAALTGGDIHFSFGADVDSALHAVLQGMRTRRMTREQETPAGGELPESAHAIRGNVRMSAAWSGESVVAASQRDTLSEGIAAYAASLALPSLSETAAGKLAVGESLVTHLTSLVLVDEEGPVQEGLPVTRKIDLPTPRTAGDMVAKYGDKMVYTRASSEALARRIPLILEDSAMLPEPLPPLTEASYDLAPPSPDMSEAEQDEQRKRQPENLHLVTSRIDWQKQGRALGECDLSGLEPAVAASIQALANHEEIREVAAEWGIESIRLALALVAAWVANGFGDDSDEDQPTARYAGRVQRRLLKGVKNSDAFIIHFSWFCAGHVIIDYVPPQSLRDRTTGDSPS, encoded by the coding sequence ATGCACCAAATGAGAAAGAAAATGACTACTGTAAAATTAGCGGCTCCCAAATTGATCGATCCCATCGCAGCACTCGTAAACGAGGCCCGCGACAGTGCCGGAGCGCACCCGGCAGCGCTTGTCGCCATGGATATCGGCGTCACGCTGACCGGCGGGCTGGCCGTCGTGGAAACGAAGAGAACATTCCGTAACGACGAGAAGACGCCGATCGAGGCCCTCCTCAGCCTGCCCGTCCCCGTCCATGCCGCATTCTTCGGCCTGACGGCGAAGATCGACGGCCGCATCCTCAAGGGCATCGCCCAGGCGCGGGAGGAAGCGCGGGAAACCTACGAGGATGCGGTAAGCGAAGGAAAAACCGCCGTGCTCCACGAAGAACTCCTGCGCGGGGTGCATGCGCTTTCCGTGGGGAATCTGGCGCCGGGGGCCATGATCGAAGTAACGACCCGCTGGACGGATACCCTGCGCAGCGCAACCGCTTCCTGCGGGCGGCTTCGCATTCCCATGACGGCGGGCGACGTCTACGGCATATCCGACCTCGCAGAAACGGACGAATTGACCCATGGAGAGGGGCTGAAGAGCGTCTCCCTGCGTATCCGCCACGACGCGGGCGGCGTTCGCCTTGCGACCGGGGCGCTCCGCGCTTCAAAGGATGGCGTTCTTTCGGGCGAGGCGCCGGCGAACGCTCCTGTAGATATAGAGGTGGAAGCATGGAAGCCCGGCGTGCTGAAAGGCAAAGCCTGGGACGGCCGGGACGTATCCCTGCGCATCGAAGCGGCTGAAACGGGAGCGGAACCCGTCCATGCGGCCGTGCTGGTGGATCATTCGGGCTCCATGTCTTCAGAGTGCGAAGGCGACTCGGGGCAGTACGTTTCCAAGCATGAAGCGGTCCGCCGCGGACTGCGCGCCCTGGCCGAAGAACTTCGGGAGACGGACCGCATCAGGCTCTGGGAATTCGACAATACATGCAATCCGGTGGACGGGGGCCTTGCGGCTTCCCCCGGAGCGTTCGCACAAGCGATCGAAAAGCTGACGCCGCCCTCCGGAGGCACGGAAATCGGAGAGGCTCTCTACCAGGTCTTTTCAGAAACCGACCCGTGCGACGTGCTCCTCATCACGGACGGAATGAGCTACGCCCTCGACGTACACGACCTTGCGCAGGAAGGGCGCAGGGTATTCGTCGTGCTGGTGGGCGAAGACAGTCTGGAAGCCAACGTAGGCCATCTCGCGGCGCTCACGGGGGGCGACATCCATTTCAGTTTCGGGGCGGACGTCGATAGCGCCCTGCACGCCGTCCTGCAAGGCATGCGGACCAGGCGGATGACCCGGGAGCAGGAAACGCCCGCCGGAGGAGAGCTTCCCGAATCGGCGCATGCGATCCGGGGCAATGTCCGCATGAGCGCGGCATGGAGCGGCGAATCTGTGGTGGCGGCTTCGCAGCGCGACACGCTGTCCGAAGGGATTGCGGCGTATGCGGCAAGCCTGGCGCTGCCTTCCCTGTCCGAAACCGCAGCCGGCAAACTGGCCGTCGGGGAGAGCCTCGTTACGCATCTCACCAGCCTCGTACTGGTGGACGAGGAGGGGCCGGTGCAGGAAGGCCTGCCCGTAACCCGCAAGATAGACCTGCCCACGCCGCGGACCGCCGGGGACATGGTGGCGAAGTACGGAGATAAGATGGTATACACTCGTGCCTCTTCGGAGGCGTTAGCGAGAAGAATACCTCTCATATTAGAAGACTCGGCGATGTTGCCGGAGCCTCTGCCGCCCCTGACCGAAGCATCCTATGATCTGGCGCCTCCGTCTCCGGATATGTCCGAAGCGGAACAGGACGAACAGCGTAAGCGCCAGCCCGAAAACCTGCATCTCGTTACTTCGCGGATCGACTGGCAAAAGCAAGGCCGTGCATTGGGCGAGTGCGACTTGAGCGGTCTGGAACCCGCCGTAGCCGCCTCCATCCAGGCGCTTGCAAATCACGAAGAAATCCGGGAAGTCGCTGCGGAATGGGGGATCGAGTCCATCCGATTGGCCCTTGCCCTCGTTGCGGCATGGGTGGCTAATGGATTTGGGGACGACTCGGACGAGGATCAGCCAACCGCACGGTATGCAGGCAGAGTACAGCGGCGCCTGCTGAAGGGAGTGAAGAATAGCGACGCATTCATTATTCACTTCAGCTGGTTTTGCGCGGGTCATGTAATCATAGACTACGTCCCACCCCAGTCCCTTCGCGATCGGACAACAGGGGATTCCCCTTCTTAA
- a CDS encoding phage Gp37/Gp68 family protein encodes MSLKSAIEWTNSTWNPVTGCTKVSAGCDHCYAERFSERFRGVKGHPFEPGFDLTLRPERIEQPLHWRRPQLIFVNSMSDLFHKEIPDEYIRQVFDTMERADWHIYQILTKRSSLMRDFVGKHYGEKPVPPHIWLGVSIEDMAAMTRLRHLKQTNASMRFVSFEPLLGPIDDVGLEGIHWVIVGGESGPGARPMEADWARSLRDQCRTQQVAFFFKQWGGRTPKAGGNMLDGCQWQEYPDMVYDRVLEAPLQAAGAPVGVSKDLPDVG; translated from the coding sequence ATGTCTCTGAAAAGCGCCATCGAGTGGACGAACAGCACCTGGAACCCGGTTACGGGCTGCACGAAGGTCAGCGCCGGATGCGATCACTGCTACGCCGAACGGTTTTCCGAGCGTTTTCGCGGGGTCAAGGGCCATCCTTTCGAACCCGGTTTCGATCTGACCCTGCGGCCTGAGCGCATAGAGCAGCCTCTGCACTGGCGTCGTCCGCAGCTCATCTTCGTGAACTCGATGAGCGACCTGTTTCATAAGGAGATACCCGACGAGTACATCCGGCAGGTATTCGATACGATGGAACGGGCCGACTGGCACATCTACCAGATTCTTACCAAGCGCAGTTCGCTGATGCGCGATTTCGTCGGGAAGCATTATGGGGAGAAACCCGTGCCTCCCCATATCTGGCTGGGCGTGTCTATTGAGGATATGGCTGCGATGACTCGGCTGCGACACCTGAAGCAGACGAATGCCTCCATGCGTTTCGTTTCCTTCGAGCCGTTGCTGGGTCCGATAGACGATGTCGGTCTGGAGGGGATTCACTGGGTTATCGTCGGGGGCGAGAGCGGACCCGGCGCGCGGCCCATGGAGGCGGACTGGGCGCGTTCCTTGCGTGACCAGTGCCGGACGCAGCAGGTCGCCTTCTTCTTCAAGCAGTGGGGAGGGCGCACCCCCAAGGCTGGCGGCAACATGCTTGACGGATGCCAGTGGCAGGAGTACCCGGATATGGTGTACGACCGGGTGTTGGAGGCTCCGTTGCAGGCTGCCGGGGCACCGGTTGGCGTCTCCAAAGATTTACCGGATGTCGGGTAA
- a CDS encoding MerR family transcriptional regulator encodes MNMKQLSERTGLTPRQIRYLIAEGFMPPPTGGRTYAEYGEAHTTAIRRYTRLKELGFPPAAIRVLLQAREGVPFPVADGITLVVAPDLHASGMEVEPLVERLDDLLRKILEKKYTCTK; translated from the coding sequence ATGAACATGAAGCAACTGTCCGAGCGCACGGGCCTCACCCCGAGGCAGATCAGATACCTGATCGCCGAGGGCTTCATGCCTCCCCCCACGGGCGGGCGGACCTATGCGGAATACGGAGAAGCGCATACGACGGCCATCCGGCGGTACACGCGCCTCAAGGAACTCGGCTTTCCGCCCGCGGCCATCCGCGTGCTCCTGCAGGCCCGGGAGGGCGTGCCGTTTCCGGTGGCGGACGGCATTACGCTCGTCGTGGCGCCGGACCTGCACGCCTCCGGCATGGAGGTCGAACCGCTCGTGGAACGCCTCGACGACCTTTTGCGGAAGATTCTCGAGAAGAAATACACATGCACCAAATGA
- a CDS encoding nucleotidyltransferase, with product MIIELGKYPEFLDRVASEIDIPPIKHQNAVARYQAVGHWLEAGGYPGAWGQPSIYPQGSFRLGTVVRPIRRGIEADYDIDLVCEMPLIKHRTTPHEVKHMVGRRLMQHQTYRRLLDDEGRRCWTLEYAEQDGVGFHLDVLPAVPDGSGLQGTALSITHKEGASYSWSASDPKGYANWFDGKNAAAFARVVVEQKQIIQRQASLVFESVDDVPDQLVRTPLQRSIQLMKRHRDIHCNRPEMIDYAPISIIITTLAAHLYGGELDTHAALLGIVGRFQGHAALVEGRAIDPTLETMGLIRRLPDGKWYIGNPVNPDENFADRWHEDDQARARAFFSWVAALQKDLLNVQTSTNPRLLKESLSGTLGTAAVTKHFDVLVPSTGAVEPRPRIHINSPAKPWRCR from the coding sequence ATGATCATTGAATTAGGCAAGTATCCAGAGTTTCTCGACCGAGTCGCCAGCGAGATCGACATACCGCCGATCAAGCATCAGAATGCAGTGGCCAGGTACCAAGCGGTCGGTCACTGGCTTGAGGCCGGCGGCTATCCCGGAGCTTGGGGGCAACCCAGCATCTACCCACAAGGCTCCTTCCGCCTTGGAACAGTCGTCAGGCCGATTCGCCGTGGCATAGAGGCAGACTATGACATTGATCTAGTGTGCGAGATGCCGCTAATCAAGCATCGGACTACTCCGCATGAGGTCAAGCACATGGTGGGTCGTAGGCTCATGCAACACCAGACTTACCGTCGACTTCTCGACGACGAAGGACGGCGCTGCTGGACTCTCGAATACGCTGAACAGGACGGCGTGGGATTCCATTTAGATGTTTTGCCAGCCGTACCGGACGGAAGCGGGCTTCAGGGAACCGCCCTTTCAATCACGCACAAAGAGGGCGCCAGTTATTCATGGTCAGCGAGTGATCCGAAGGGGTACGCAAACTGGTTTGACGGCAAAAACGCCGCCGCATTCGCGCGTGTCGTCGTCGAACAGAAGCAGATCATTCAACGCCAGGCTTCTCTCGTCTTTGAGAGCGTCGACGATGTTCCCGACCAACTGGTTCGTACGCCACTGCAACGTTCGATCCAGCTCATGAAGCGGCACCGGGATATTCATTGTAATCGTCCCGAGATGATCGATTATGCGCCGATCTCGATCATAATCACAACGCTCGCGGCGCACCTCTACGGAGGCGAGCTTGACACCCACGCTGCCTTGTTGGGGATCGTCGGCAGATTCCAAGGGCATGCGGCACTTGTCGAGGGCAGAGCAATCGATCCGACTCTTGAGACTATGGGGCTCATCCGGAGGCTTCCAGACGGCAAATGGTATATAGGCAACCCGGTCAATCCGGACGAAAACTTTGCCGACCGATGGCATGAGGACGATCAGGCACGTGCACGGGCTTTCTTCTCCTGGGTGGCCGCCTTGCAGAAGGATCTGCTGAATGTTCAGACCAGCACGAATCCACGCTTGCTTAAGGAGAGTCTGAGCGGAACGTTGGGAACGGCGGCAGTAACCAAACATTTTGATGTTCTCGTGCCATCGACCGGGGCCGTCGAGCCGCGTCCGCGAATTCACATCAACAGTCCCGCGAAACCTTGGCGATGCCGTTGA
- a CDS encoding ABC transporter ATP-binding protein, producing the protein MQPIIEVEGIRKTYGETVAVDDVSFSVRPGEIFGIIGPNGAGKTTTVESVIGLRKPDQGRISVLGLDPVRERAALAERIGVQLQAAALAERMKVWEALDLFSSLYTHTVPYEPLLEQWGLDDKRNAAFGNLSGGQKQRLFIALALVNDPEVVFLDELTSGLDPQARRATWELVRTIRAQGKTVVLVTHFMDEAEHLCDRIAIVDRGKIIALDTPAGLVKALDQERRIVFDVEPECDLSPLQSLPQVREVMRTGRQAIVSGDTDGLLAAVVARLEEEGIPFRNLRTEQADLEDVFLRLTGRAIRDS; encoded by the coding sequence ATGCAACCCATCATTGAAGTAGAAGGGATCCGCAAGACATACGGGGAAACCGTAGCGGTGGATGACGTGTCGTTTTCCGTAAGGCCGGGGGAGATCTTCGGGATCATCGGACCGAACGGCGCCGGCAAGACGACGACGGTCGAGAGCGTCATCGGTCTGCGCAAGCCGGATCAGGGCCGGATATCGGTGCTGGGGTTGGACCCCGTCAGGGAGCGGGCCGCGCTGGCAGAGCGTATCGGCGTACAACTGCAGGCCGCAGCCCTCGCCGAACGCATGAAAGTGTGGGAGGCGCTGGACCTGTTTTCCTCCTTGTACACGCATACCGTACCCTATGAGCCGCTCCTGGAACAATGGGGGCTGGACGACAAGCGCAATGCGGCCTTCGGAAACCTTTCCGGCGGTCAGAAGCAACGACTGTTTATCGCCCTGGCGCTGGTCAACGATCCGGAAGTCGTATTTCTGGATGAATTGACCAGCGGATTGGATCCGCAAGCCCGCAGGGCCACATGGGAACTGGTCCGGACGATCCGGGCACAGGGCAAAACAGTGGTGCTCGTTACCCACTTCATGGATGAAGCCGAGCACCTGTGCGACCGCATCGCAATCGTTGATCGGGGCAAAATCATTGCGCTGGACACGCCGGCCGGGTTGGTGAAAGCATTGGATCAGGAACGGCGTATCGTGTTCGATGTGGAGCCTGAATGCGACTTGTCGCCTTTGCAGTCTCTCCCGCAGGTAAGGGAAGTGATGCGCACCGGCCGCCAGGCGATCGTTTCCGGCGACACGGACGGGCTGCTTGCCGCAGTGGTGGCCCGGCTGGAAGAAGAGGGTATTCCGTTCCGGAACCTGCGCACGGAACAGGCCGATCTGGAGGATGTCTTCCTGCGGCTTACCGGGCGGGCGATTCGGGATTCATGA
- a CDS encoding DUF488 domain-containing protein, translating into MKVYTIGFTKKSARRFFDLLRASGARRIVDVRLNNSSQLSGFAKRDDLAYFLRELCGMEYVHLPQLAPTQGILSDYRKKRIDWETYEALFMELMRERKIEETIPEEVIRDGCLLCSEDRPHYCHRRLVAEYLEQEWGKLDIVHIGHPGESGAG; encoded by the coding sequence ATGAAGGTATACACCATAGGGTTCACCAAAAAATCCGCCCGGCGTTTTTTCGATCTTCTCAGGGCGTCGGGCGCCCGGCGGATCGTCGACGTACGGCTCAACAACTCCTCGCAGCTTTCCGGCTTCGCTAAGCGGGACGACCTTGCGTATTTCCTCCGCGAACTCTGCGGAATGGAATATGTGCATCTTCCACAGTTGGCCCCCACGCAGGGGATATTGAGCGATTACCGGAAAAAGCGAATCGACTGGGAAACGTACGAAGCCCTGTTCATGGAACTGATGCGGGAACGGAAAATCGAGGAAACGATCCCGGAGGAAGTCATACGAGACGGATGCCTGCTATGCAGCGAAGATCGGCCCCACTATTGCCACCGCCGGCTCGTCGCGGAATATCTCGAACAGGAATGGGGCAAACTGGATATCGTGCATATCGGGCATCCGGGCGAAAGCGGAGCCGGGTAG
- a CDS encoding ABC transporter permease, giving the protein MTTTMPQIRSATGGAFAPFLRSWGKLTVVKGKLFLREPIALFFNLCFPVLLLLLFGVIWGNEPDGFLSQDFGYIDMATPALVGLIIATVAFMTIPVATAGDREQKLLRRYQVTPMRPIVYFAADVSVYFGVALVGTALLILTAKLGFGLRFGGNWAGVLAGFTLSLLAFVSLGYIIASLAPNSRLAQIVGMVVFFPMMFLSGMAIPLMAMPPGVREFANWLPLTHVVHLLQGVWLDGAWNTLSGLILLGVLAVGAAVSTATFRWE; this is encoded by the coding sequence ATGACGACAACCATGCCACAGATTCGATCCGCAACAGGAGGCGCTTTTGCTCCTTTCCTGCGCTCCTGGGGCAAACTCACGGTCGTAAAGGGGAAGCTTTTCCTGCGCGAGCCGATCGCGCTGTTCTTCAATCTGTGCTTTCCGGTGCTGTTGCTGCTGCTCTTCGGCGTTATATGGGGGAACGAACCGGATGGCTTTTTGAGCCAGGATTTCGGCTATATCGACATGGCGACGCCGGCGTTGGTCGGGCTGATTATCGCCACGGTCGCGTTCATGACGATACCTGTGGCCACGGCGGGCGACAGAGAGCAGAAGCTCCTGCGGCGCTATCAGGTCACGCCCATGCGTCCGATCGTCTATTTCGCCGCGGACGTGAGCGTGTACTTCGGTGTGGCGCTGGTGGGCACGGCTTTGTTGATCCTGACGGCGAAACTGGGCTTCGGGCTGCGCTTCGGCGGCAACTGGGCTGGTGTGCTGGCCGGATTTACCCTGAGTCTTCTGGCGTTTGTCTCGCTTGGATACATCATCGCCAGTCTGGCGCCCAACAGTCGACTGGCCCAGATAGTCGGAATGGTCGTATTCTTCCCGATGATGTTTCTTTCCGGCATGGCCATACCCCTGATGGCTATGCCGCCGGGTGTCCGGGAGTTTGCCAACTGGCTGCCCCTGACCCATGTGGTGCATCTGTTGCAGGGTGTATGGCTCGACGGCGCCTGGAACACCCTGTCCGGCCTGATTCTGCTGGGCGTGCTGGCCGTCGGCGCCGCCGTCTCCACGGCGACTTTTCGGTGGGAGTAG
- the tcmP gene encoding three-Cys-motif partner protein TcmP: protein MGNTNAAPLLFGGDWTSAKLQVLAAYLKSYTTVLKNQPFTTEYIDAFAGSGYRDARRKDSNESSSQGLLFPALAEPESQALLEGSAPLALKARPRFDKYIFIEQNAKRCADLEAIKRDSEMADDISIRQGDANEEIQDICKKNWRSHRAVLFLDPYGMQVEWETIKAIAQTKAIDLWLLFPLGMGVNRLLTKSGEIPESWRRRLNLLLGTEDWYDKFYDIQTTLDIFGDKQERVIKATTETIGRYFNDRLRNIFAGVADEPGILRNSANNPLYLLCFAVGNERGKDIALRIAKHLLRDVR from the coding sequence ATGGGGAACACAAATGCTGCACCGCTTCTATTCGGGGGAGATTGGACCTCGGCGAAGTTGCAGGTGCTTGCGGCATACCTAAAGAGCTACACGACCGTACTCAAAAACCAGCCGTTCACGACAGAGTACATTGATGCATTTGCCGGAAGCGGTTACCGGGATGCACGCCGCAAGGATTCGAATGAATCCTCATCTCAAGGTCTTCTCTTCCCCGCCCTCGCCGAACCTGAGTCTCAGGCTCTTTTAGAGGGCTCGGCTCCCCTTGCACTGAAGGCGAGGCCACGCTTCGACAAGTACATTTTCATTGAGCAAAATGCCAAGCGATGTGCCGACCTTGAGGCGATCAAGCGGGATTCAGAAATGGCCGATGACATTTCGATCCGCCAGGGAGATGCGAACGAAGAGATTCAAGATATATGCAAAAAGAACTGGAGATCCCACAGGGCGGTTCTATTCCTCGACCCATACGGGATGCAGGTTGAATGGGAAACCATTAAAGCAATTGCCCAAACAAAGGCCATTGATCTCTGGCTCCTCTTTCCTCTCGGTATGGGTGTCAATCGCCTTCTCACGAAGTCAGGCGAAATACCAGAGTCATGGCGAAGGAGGCTCAACCTTCTCCTCGGCACCGAAGATTGGTACGACAAATTCTACGATATACAAACCACCCTGGATATATTCGGCGATAAGCAGGAGCGCGTGATCAAAGCGACGACAGAAACCATCGGCCGCTACTTCAATGACCGGCTCAGAAACATTTTCGCTGGTGTAGCAGATGAGCCGGGTATCCTGCGAAACTCGGCGAATAATCCGCTCTATCTCTTGTGTTTCGCTGTGGGTAACGAGCGGGGTAAAGACATAGCCTTACGTATTGCCAAGCACTTGCTAAGAGATGTTCGATAA